The Paramisgurnus dabryanus chromosome 1, PD_genome_1.1, whole genome shotgun sequence genome includes a window with the following:
- the flncb gene encoding filamin-C isoform X8 encodes MMSNNTYYDQQLPPQYYQGTDNGEDADEEMPATEKDLAEDAPWKKIQQNTFTRWCNEHLKCLNKKINDLQKDLSDGLKLIGLLEVLSQKKMYRKYHSRPNFRQMKLENVSVALEFLEREHIRLVSIDSKAIVDGNLKLILGLIWTLILHYSISMPMWEDEDDEDARKLTPKQRLLGWIQNKVPQLPINNFHRDWRDGKALGALVDNCAPGLCPDWETWDPSQPVENAREAMQQADDWLGVPQVIAPEEIVDPNVDEHSVMTYLSQFPKAKLKPGAPLRSKTLHPKRAKAYGPGIEPRGNVVLRPAEFVVETVEAGLGEVLVYIEDPEGHTEEARVIANNDRNRSYSVVYVPKVEGLHKVKVLFAGQDIDRSPFLVNVSKALGDPNKVQARGPGLEPVGNVANKPTYFDIYTAGAGAGDVGVIIVDSQGRRDTVEIILENRGDSVFRCTYGPILEGPHTVYVTFAGQQIPRSPFTVHISEASNPNACRAIGRGLQPKGVRVKEVADFKVYTKGAGSGELRVQVKGPRGGDEPVKVQEVGDGVYECNYYPIFPGKYIVTITWGGHAIPRSPFEVTISEEAGPQKVRAWGPGLETGMVGKSADFVVEAIGTEVGTLGFSIEGPSQAKIECDDKGDGSCDVLYWPTEPGDYAVHVICDDEDIKDSPFMAHILPAANDVFPEKVKCYGPGLEPTGCIVNKPAKFTIDARGAGRGHLQIYAQDSEGYPIDIQITDNGDSTYFCIYIPTKPIKHTIIITWGDVNVPNSPFRVTIGEGSHPENVMVHGPGVEKTGLKANEPTYFTVDCSEAGQGDVSIGIKCAPGVVGPAEADIDFDIIKNDNDTFTVKYTPPGAGRYTIMVLFADQEIPISPFRIKVDPSHDANKVKAEGPGLNNTGVEVGKPTHFTIYTKGAGKATPEVKFTAAGKGEAVSDFEIIDNHDYSFTVRYTALQQGNMSISVCHGGDPIPKSPFTITVAPPLDLNKVKVQGLNNKVDVGKDEEFTINTRGAGGQGKVDVKITSPSRRPIPCKVESGTANEVHSVKYIPPEEGPYKIDISYDGNPVPGSPFTVEGVMPPDPSKVRAYGPGLKGGIVGKPAPFAIDTKGAGTGGLGLTVEGPCEAKIECQDNGDGSCSVSYLPTEPGEYSINILFAEAHIPGSPFKAMVQSVFDPSKVTASGPGLERGKVDEAASFTVDCSKAGEAELTIEIISDTGAKAEVHVQNNSDGTYSITYIPPFHGMYTITIKYGGHAVPKFPARVQVDPALDTSGIKVYGPGVEPRGVLREVTTHFAVDTRAHSIMGGNHIKVRIVNPSGANTDAYITDKGDGTYKVEYTAYEDGVHLIEVLYDDVPVPKSPFKVSVTEGCDPTRVRAYGPGLEEGLVNKPNRFTVETRGAGTGGLGLAIEGPSEAKMSCKDNKDGSCSVEYIPFTPGEYDVNITFGGLHIPGSPFRVPVRELVDPSMVKCSGPGLGSGVRAHVPQTFTVDCSKAGLAPLEVLLYGPTGMVEPVNITDNGDGTHTVIYTPAKDGPYSVCVKYAEQEVPRSPFKIKVLPAHDASKVRASGPGLNASGVPASLPVEFTIDARDAGEGLLTVQILDPEGKPKKANIRDNRDGTYTVSYVPDMTGRYTITIKYGGDEIPYSPYRIHALPTGDASKCLVTVSIGGHGLGSGLGPTIQIGEETVITVDAKAAGKGNVTCKVSTPDGAELDVDVVENSDGTFDIYYTAPEPGKYVITIRFGGEHIPNSPFHVVATEEPVTATDVMDPMLRPFNLVIPFTVQKGEITGEVRMPSGKTARPNITDNKDGTVTVKYAPTEKGLHEMDIKYEGNHIPGSPLQFYVDAINSGHVNAYGPGLSHGMVNKPAIFTIVTKDAGEGGLSLAVEGPSKAEISCKDNKDGTCTVSYMPTAPGDYNIIVKFDDKHIAGSPFTAKITGDDSMRTSQLNVGTATDVSLKITETDLSSLSASIRAPSGNEEPCLLKRLPNRHIGISFTPKEVGEHVVSVKKNGKHVTNSPFKIMVGQSEIGDASKVKVFGKGLIEGHTFEVAEFIVDTRSAGYGGLGLSIEGPSKVDINCSDVDDGTCKVTYCPTEPGTYIINIKFADQHVPGSPFTVKILGEGRMKESITRRRQAPSIATVGSTCDLNLKIPGNWFQMVSAQERHTRTFTRSSHTYTRTERTEISKTRAGETKREVRVEESTQVGGDPFRDVFGGFLSRENLSPFSGAQARQSDGESGTQEMTAQVTSPSGKTEDAEIIEGEDSAYSVRFVPQEMGAHTVNVKYRGQHVPGSPFQFTVGPLGEGGAHKVRAGGTGLDRGVAGVPAEFSIWTREAGAGGLSIAVEGPSKAEISFEDRKDGSCGVAYVVQEPGDYEVSIKFNDEHIPDSPFIVPVASLSDDARLLTVTSLQEMGLKVNQEASFAVQLNGARGAIDAKVHTPSGAVEECYITELDNDKHAIRFIPRENGVHSIDVRFNGSHIPGSPFKIRVGEPGQAGDPGMVTAFGPGLEGGTTGVPSDFIVNTCNAGSGALSVTIDGPSKVKMDCQECPEGYKVTYTPMAPGSYLISIKYGGPQHIVGSPFKAKVTGARLSGGHSLHETSSVLVETVTKSSSVAGSFSSLPKFSSDASKVISRGAGLSKAFIGQKNTFTVDCSKAGTNMLMVGVHGPKTPCEEVYVKHMGNRMYNVTYTVKEKGDYILIVKWGEEMVPGSPFHVTVP; translated from the exons GCCTGTGTCCTGACTGGGAGACATGGGACCCAAGCCAGCCAGTAGAAAATGCGAGAGAAGCCATGCAGCAGGCTGACGATTGGCTCGGCGTGCCTCAG GTGATTGCTCCCGAGGAGATTGTGGATCCAAACGTGGATGAGCACTCTGTGATGACCTACCTGTCTCAGTTCCCCAAAGCCAAACTCAAACCTGGTGCCCCTCTGCGGTCTAAAACCCTACACCCCAAAAGAGCCAAGGCTTATGGGCCAG gtATTGAGCCCAGAGGTAATGTGGTTTTGAGGCCAGCTGAGTTTGTCGTTGAGACCGTGGAGGCTGGACTTGGGGAGGTGCTGGTCTACATTGAAGATCCAGAAGGTCACACAGAGGAG GCCAGAGTCATTGCCAACAACGACAGAAACAGAAGCTACTCTGTGGTCTATGTGCCAAAAGTAGAGGGTCTACATAAG GTGAAGGTGCTGTTTGCTGGTCAGGATATTGACAGGAGCCCTTTTCTGGTCAATGTGTCAAAAGCATTGGGAGACCCAAACAAGGTTCAGGCACGTGGGCCTGGCTTGGAACCAGTGGGGAACGTTGCCAACAAGCCCACCTATTTTGACATCTACACAGCAG GTGCCGGAGCGGGTGATGTCGGTGTGATCATCGTGGACTCTCAGGGACGAAGAGATACAGTGGAGATTATTCTGGAAAATAGGGGCGATAGCGTTTTTCGTTGCACCTACGGTCCCATTCTAGAGGGACCCCACACTGTGTATGTGACATTTGCTGGCCAGCAAATACCCAGAAGCCCTTTCACCGTTCACATCTCTGAGG CGAGTAATCCAAATGCATGTCGGGCCATCGGTCGTGGCCTGCAACCCAAGGGCGTGCGTGTGAAGGAAGTTGCAGATTTTAAGGTGTATACAAAGGGGGCGGGCAGCGGAGAACTACGCGTTCAGGTCAAAGGGCCAA gaGGTGGGGATGAGCCTGTTAAGGTCCAGGAGGTGGGAGATGGAGTGTACGAATGCAACTACTACCCAATTTTCCCCGGAAAGTACATTGTCACCATTACATGGGGTGGACACGCCATCCCTCGCAG CCCATTCGAGGTAACCATAAGTGAGGAAGCAGGACCCCAGAAGGTACGAGCGTGGGGTCCAGGCTTGGAGACCGGCATGGTGGGCAAATCAGCTGACTTTGTGGTGGAGGCCATTGGCACGGAGGTTGGAACCTTAG GTTTTTCCATCGAGGGCCCATCGCAGGCTAAGATCGAGTGTGATGACAAGGGTGATGGATCGTGTGATGTTCTCTACTGGCCTACCGAGCCTGGTGACTACGCGGTCCATGTCATCTGCGATGATGAAGATATCAAGGACAGCCCCTTTATGGCCCACATCCTTCCTGCAGCCAATGACGTCTTCCCTGAGAAG GTCAAGTGCTACGGTCCTGGGTTAGAGCCAACCGGGTGCATCGTAAACAAACCCGCCAAGTTTACAATTGATGCACGTGGAGCCGGCAGAGGCCATCTACAGATTTACGCTCAG GACTCGGAAGGTTACCCCATCGACATCCAGATCACAGATAATGGTGACAGCACATATTTCTGCATCTATATACCTACTAAGCCCATCAAACACACCATAATCATCACCTGGGGAGATGTCAATGTTCCCAACAGTCCATTCAGG GTGACCATTGGAGAAGGTAGTCATCCAGAGAATGTGATGGTGCATGGACCAGGCGTGGAGAAGACTGGGTTGAAGGCCAATGAACCTACCTACTTCACCGTAGACTGTAGCGAGGCTGGGCAAG GAGATGTAAGCATTGGGATTAAGTGTGCACCTGGTGTGGTTGGACCCGCTGAAGcagacattgattttgacatTATTAAAAACGACAACGACACGTTTACAGTGAAATACACGCCCCCTGGAGCCGGGCGCTACACCATCATGGTGCTATTTGCAGATCAG GAAATTCCTATCAGCCCCTTCCGGATCAAAGTCGACCCATCCCACGATGCTAATAAAGTGAAGGCAGAAGGTCCCGGTCTCAACAATACAG GTGTGGAAGTTGGCAAGCCGACCCACTTCACGATCTACACTAAAGGTGCGGGTAAGGCGACCCCTGAAGTTAAGTTCACCGCAGCTGGGAAAGGAGAAGCCGTTAGTGACTTTGAGATCATCGATAACCATGACTATTCCTTCACTGTGCGCTACACTGCATTACAACAG GGTAACATGAGCATATCTGTGTGCCATGGTGGTGACCCCATCCCTAAAAGCCCATTTACCATCACTGTTGCTCCTCCTTTGGATCTCAACAAGGTCAAAGTTCAAGGGCTCAACAACA AAGTGGATGTGGGAAAAGATGAGGAATTTACCATCAACACTCGTGGCGCGGGAGGTCAGGGAAAGGTGGACGTCAAGATTACGTCACCCTCTCGTCGACCAATCCCGTGCAAGGTGGAATCCGGAACGGCCAATGAGGTTCACTCTGTTAAGTACATCCCCCCGGAGGAGGGGCCTTACAAAATAGACATCAGCTATGATGGAAACCCTGTGCCTGGAAGTCCATTTACAGTGGAGGGGGTGATGCCTCCGGATCCCTCAAAG GTGCGAGCCTATGGCCCTGGTCTGAAGGGAGGCATTGTGGGTAAGCCCGCTCCATTTGCCATTGACACCAAGGGTGCAGGCACCGGTGGCCTGGGGTTGACAGTGGAGGGCCCATGCGAGGCCAAAATCGAGTGCCAGGACAACGGAGATGGCTCTTGCTCAGTGTCCTATCTGCCCACCGAGCCAGGCGAGTACAGCATCAACATCCTGTTTGCCGAAGCCCACATTCCCGGTTCCCCCTTCAAAGCCATGGTGCAGTCCGTCTTCGATCCCAGCAAAGTCACAGCCAGTGGACCGGGGCTGGAGAGAGGAAAGGTGGATGAAGCAGCGTCATTCACGGTGGACTGCTCCAAAGCAGGGGAGGCGGAGCTGACCATCGAAATTATTTCAGATACAGGAGCGAAGGCAGAGGTCCATGTTCAGAACAACAGCGACGGGACGTATTCCATCACCTACATCCCTCCTTTCCATGGAATGTACACCATAACGATTAAATACGGAGGACATGCGGTGCCCAAATTCCCTGCGAGGGTGCAGGTAGATCCCGCTTTGGACACCAGCGGAATTAAAGTCTACGGTCCAGGAGTGGAACCCAGAg GTGTACTTCGTGAGGTCACTACACACTTTGCCGTTGACACACGGGCTCACAGTATTATGGGAGGCAACCACATTAAAGTTCGTATTGTTAACCCATCTGGTGCCAACACGGACGCATACATCACAGACAAAGGGGATGGCACATACAAAGTCGAATATACAGCGTACGAGGACG GTGTGCATCTGATAGAGGTCCTGTATGACGATGTGCCCGTTCCCAAAAGCCCTTTTAAGGTGTCGGTAACCGAAGGCTGTGATCCCACCCGTGTACGGGCCTATGGTCCCGGTCTGGAAGAGGGTCTGGTTAACAAACCCAACCGTTTCACTGTGGAGACTAG GGGTGCTGGTACAGGTGGGCTTGGTTTGGCCATCGAGGGTCCGTCAGAAGCCAAGATGTCCTGTAAAGATAACAAAGATGGCAGCTGTAGTGTGGAGTATATTCCCTTCACTCCTGGAGAATATGACGTCAACATCACTTTCGGAGGTCTGCATATTCCAG GGAGTCCGTTCAGGGTGCCTGTGAGGGAACTGGTGGACCCCAGTATGGTGAAATGTTCTGGCCCAGGTCTGGGCAGTGGAGTCAGAGCTCACGTCCCTCAAACCTTCACTGTggactgcagcaaagctggacTCGCCCCACTGGAGGTTCTGCTGTATGGACCCACAG GAATGGTAGAACCGGTAAATATTACAGACAATGGTGACGGCACACACACGGTGATCTACACCCCTGCGAAAGATGGACCCTACAGTGTGTGTGTCAAGTATGCAGAGCAAGAAGTGCCACGCAG TCCATTTAAGATCAAGGTGCTGCCCGCTCACGACGCCAGTAAAGTCCGTGCCAGCGGTCCAGGTCTGAATGCCTCCGGCGTGCCCGCCAGCCTACCCGTGGAGTTCACCATCGATGCCCGGGACGCAGGGGAGGGGCTTCTTACCGTACAGATACTG GACCCAGAAGGCAAACCAAAGAAGGCCAATATTCGGGATAACAGAGACGGGACGTACACCGTGTCCTACGTACCAGACATGACGGGACGCTACACTATTACCATTAAATACGGTGGAGATGAGATCCCGTACTCGCCATACCGTATCCATGCACTGCCTACTGGAGATGCCAGCAAATGTCTGGTGACAG TATCTATTGGAGGACACGGACTAG GTTCAGGACTTGGACCCACTATTCAGATCGGAGAGGAGACGGTTATCACTGTGGATGCAAAGGCCGCTGGGAAGGGAAATGTCACATGCAAGGTGTCAACACCAGATGGGGCGGAGCTAGACGTGGACGTAGTGGAGAACTCTGATGGCACCTTTGATATCTACTATACCGCTCCCGAACCCGGGAAATATGTCATCACCATCCGCTTCGGAGGAGAGCACATTCCCAACAGTCCCTTTCATGTGGTG GCTACAGAAGAGCCGGTCACTGCAACGGACGTCATGGACCCGATGCTCCGTCCCTTTAATCTGGTCATTCCATTTACAGTGCAGAAGGGGGAGATTACAG GTGAGGTGCGTATGCCCTCTGGTAAAACCGCTCGCCCCAACATCACTGATAACAAGGACGGGACCGTCACAGTCAAATACGCCCCTACTGAGAAAGGCCTCCATGAGATGGACATCAAATATGAGGGGAATCATATACCAG GAAGTCCATTGCAGTTCTATGTCGATGCCATTAACAGTGGGCACGTGAATGCATACGGCCCTGGTCTGAGTCACGGCATGGTCAACAAACCCGCCATCTTTACAATCGTAACCAAAGATGCAGGAGAAG GTGGTCTTTCTTTGGCAGTTGAGGGTCCATCTAAAGCAGAGATCAGCTGTAAGGATAATAAAGATGGCACCTGCACTGTGTCCTACATGCCGACGGCTCCAGGAGACTACAACATAATTGTCAAATTTGATGATAAGCACATTGCTGGAAGCCCCTTCACAGCTAAGATCAcgg GTGATGATTCCATGAGGACATCTCAGCTGAACGTTGGCACAGCGACAGATGTTTCTCTGAAGATCACGGAGACGGACCTGAGCTCTTTAAGCGCGAGCATCAGAGCCCCGTCTGGCAATGAAGAGCCCTGTCTGCTGAAGAGACTCCCAAACCGGCACATCG GAATATCCTTCACACCTAAAGAAGTGGGTGAGCACGTGGTCAGCGTGAAGAAGAACGGAAAACACGTCACCAACAGCCCTTTCAAGATCATGGTGGGTCAGTCGGAAATCGGAGACGCCAGTAAGGTGAAGGTGTTTGGGAAAGGTCTGATTGAAGGACACACTTTTGAAGTGGCCGAGTTTATTGTGGACACCAGAAGTGCAG GTTATGGAGGTCTCGGTTTGTCCATCGAAGGGCCCAGCAAAGTTGACATAAACTGTTCAGATGTGGACGATGGAACGTGCAAAGTGACTTACTGCCCCACAGAACCAGGAACCTACATCATTAACATCAAATTTGCAGACCAACACGTGCCAG GAAGTCCATTTACGGTGAAGATTCTGGGTGAGGGACGAATGAAGGAGAGCATCACCAGAAGGAGGCAGGCGCCCTCCATCGCCACAGTGGGCAGCACTTGTGACCTTAACCTTAAGATCCCAG GGAACTGGTTTCAGATGGTATCAGCCCAGGAACGGCACACTCGAACCTTCACTCGCAGCAGCCACACCTACACGCGCACCGAGCGCACAGAGATCAGCAAGACCCGTGCGGGAGAAACCAAACGCGAGGTGCGGGTGGAGGAGAGCACCCAAGTTGGGGGTGACCCCTTCAGAGATGTTTTCGGTGGATTCCTGAGCAGAGAAAACCTGAGTCCTTTCAGCGGCGCCCAGGCCCGACAATcagatg GTGAGTCAGGTACTCAGGAAATGACGGCACAGGTGACAAGCCCAAGTGGAAAGACGGAAGATGCTGAGATCATAGAAGGAGAAGACAGCGCCTACAGCGTGCGCTTCGTACCTCAAGAAATGGGAGCTCACACCGTCAATGTCAAATATAGGGGCCAGCATGTCCCCGGCAGCCCCTTCCAGTTCACCGTGGGCCCTCTGGGAGAGGGAGGTGCCCATAAGGTTCGAGCCGGTGGTACTGGATTGGACAGAGGAGTGGCAGGAGTTCCTG CCGAATTCAGCATCTGGACCCGTGAGGCTGGCGCTGGTGGTTTGTCCATAGCTGTCGAAGGGCCCAGCAAAGCCGAAATTTCCTTCGAGGACAGAAAGGACGGATCGTGCGGTGTGGCCTATGTCGTACAGGAACCTG GCGACTACGAGGTGTCGATCAAATTTAACGATGAGCACATCCCCGACAGCCCCTTCATTGTTCCTGTTGCATCGCTGTCAGACGACGCCCGCCTGCTTACCGTCACCAGCCTGCAA GAAATGGGTCTCAAGGTGAATCAGGAGGCTTCGTTCGCCGTGCAACTGAATGGAGCGAGAGGAGCGATTGACGCTAAGGTGCACACACCTTCTGGAGCAGTGGAGGAGTGTTACATCACTGAACTAGACAATG ATAAACACGCAATACGGTTTATTCCACGGGAGAACGGCGTCCACTCCATCGATGTCCGTTTTAATGGAAGTCACATCCCGGGGAGCCCCTTCAAAATCCGCGTTGGAGAACCCGGCCAGGCCGGAGATCCCGGAATGGTGACAGCTTTTGGCCCTGGATTGGAGGGAGGAACTACAG GCGTGCCTTCAGACTTCATTGTGAACACGTGTAACGCTGGGTCAGGGGCTCTGTCTGTCACAATCGATGGTCCGTCGAAGGTAAAGATGGATTGTCAGGAGTGTCCCGAAGGGTACAAGGTCACCTACACACCCATGGCTCCCGGCAGCTACCTCATCTCTATCAAATACGGAGGACCACAGCATATCGTGGGCAGCCCCTTTAAAGCCAAAGTCACTG GTGCACGTTTGTCCGGCGGACACTCTCTACACGAGACCTCATCAGTACTGGTGGAGACGGTCACAAAATCATCCTCAGTGGCCGGATCTTTCTCCTCTCTGCCGAAGTTTTCATCCGATGCCAGTAAGGTGATCTCGAGGGGGGCTGGACTCTCCAAAGCCTTCATTGGTCAGAAGAACACCTTCACGGTGGACTGCAGTAAAGCAG GGACAAACATGTTGATGGTAGGAGTGCACGGGCCAAAAACTCCATGTGAGGAAGTTTATGTCAAACACATGGGCAACAGAATGTACAATGTCACATACACAGTGAAGGAAAAAGGAGACTACATACTGATAGTCAAGTGGGGTGAAGAGATGGTGCCCGGAAGCCCTTTCCACGTCACAGTGCCTTAA